ATCCGCAAGCCCCTCCCCCATATCATGGAGCAACAGGTCCGTGTAGGGCCAGATTAACTGAAAACGATGCTCTTTCTGCTCCGCATTCCGGCTCGTCACAAATTTTGGCGTATGACAGGAAACACATCCCGCCTCATAAAAGAGCGCTTTGCCTTTCAGAACCTCTGGATCGTCAAAATCCCGCCGGGCAGGAGGTGCCAAATTTTTCGAATAGAAAGTCACAAGTTTTAAAACTGGATCAGGGGCCTCCACATCGCCGAGACGCTTTTGCACACCTGTTTTCTGCTCAAGGCAAGCCGATTGAGCAGCCGTGCAGTCACCATAATGCCGGTGATCCAAAATTGTTGAAATCCCAATATCACCAGCAAAGGCGCCCGCTGATTGTTCCCGCACAGAAGCCGCGCCAGCCTTCCATCCAAAGCGCCCAAGGCGTCTTGGACTTGCCTTGTCATCTCCAATCCAGCTCGCCCTGCCGGAGATGCCATCACCATCTCTATCCTCGGGATCTTCCTTAGACAGGATATCATTCACATGGATTGCCTCAAGAAGTCCGAGGCCGATCATTTGGGGCGCAACCCTTGGAGACAGCAGAACATCTTTATGAAGCGGCCCATAACCCAACTGGCTCACTGAGTAAGTCGGCTTTCGGAGGGAGATAATTTCACCACCTGCCAACTCGACAGGAACCTCTTCATAGGTGATGACCATCTTACCTTCAGGCGGAATTTCTGAAATCGATAAATCCTGTAGCTGTCCGCCATAGGTCGGCTCTTCGATCAGGACTTTCGTCCCGGCTTGAATTAAAGCCTCATCTTCAGCTGTTTGAGGTTTGATCGCCAGACGAAGAAACATGGAAACGGCGCTGTCTTCCATGGATTCCGGAGGATGCCCCCGGCCATCTTTTAAATGACAGCGTTGACAGGACCGCGCATTGAACAGAGGACCAAGTCCATCTGAGGCCGCTGTTGAGGAGGGCGAAGACACCCATAGTTTTCGAAACAGGCCATTACCCAATTTAAACTGCTGCTCTCCCTCAAAGTCCAGGTTCGCTGAAAATTGAGAAAAAGAATCCCGACCGACTGAGTGTAGGGTTGTTGCAGCCCCGCCCTGCATTTTTTCGAACTGTTCAGCACGGGTAAAATTGTCGGTTGCCTTGACTATAGCGGCGACACGGGCTTTATCCCGACTGTTCAGATCATCACGGGTAAAGGGATCTGCATTAGCAGAAGACAGGACAAAGGGCGCCATGACAAAGAAGGCGCACCAGATTGAAATCGTTTTGTGTGTCATCATAGGGTTGCTCAGACCACGGGATGAAGGGTGGCGAACTCGCCGCCACCCAAGGGAGATATTATTTAAACACGGCTGATGTGTTATCCAGACTGTCAGATCCTTCGATGGCAATTTCACCATAGCCCAAAGTTGTGACGATCCGCTCAATCACGCGCGTCTGGGCAATTAGTCCATCAATCGCATTCTGAACGACAGCATTACCGACAGGATTATTTTCACCGATCATCTGGTCATAGGCTTCAATGCTTTCAGCCCGCGCTTTCATCACAGCCATTGCCGTCACAGTGGCGCTTAACTTGCCGCGCATTTCGCTGTCCAGATTGTCATCTTTTGACGCAACCAGACTTGCCAAAGAGGGACCGGATACGATTGAACCGTCGAGGCGCTTGTAACTGCCGAGATACACATTCTGAATGCCAATCTGATCAAAATAGTGGGAATTATGGGTATTGTCGGAGAAGCAGTCATGCTCTTCTTCGGGATCCTTCAACAGAAGGCCAAGCTTCATCCGCTCACCTGCCAACTCTCCATAAGACAAAGATCCCATACCGGTTAGAATGGCCGTAATTCCGGCTTCTGGTTTTGCTGTGACGGCAGCACGGGCGGCTCCGTCAGCTTTCCATTCAGCTGTAATGTCTTTAAGGTCACTGATCAACAGGTCCGCTGCGGCCAGCAAATATTCATTTCGCCGGTCACAATTTCCACCCGTGCAGTTTTTCACATCGAAATCCGTATATGGGCGACTACCGGCACCGGCCCTTGTTCCATTGAGATCCTGCCCCCACAGCAAAAATTCAATCGCATGGTAGCCGGTTGCCACATTGGCCTCTACCTCTTCTGCTTCATGAAGTGTATCTGACAGTAGGGTTGGCGTGATCTTGCTAGCGTCAACTTCCTTGCCACTAATTGTCAGCTTCTTATTGGCAATAACATTGACCGTATAAAGTGCATTTTCATCGGACGCATCCCCGTAGGATCCGTCCACATAATCAATCAAACCTTCATCTAGTGGCCAGGCGTTTACCTTACCTTCCCAATCGTCAACAATCGGGTTACCAAACCGGAAAGCTTCACTCTGCTGGTAGGGTGCGCGGGCGGCAATCCAGGCCGCTTTGGCCGCAGCCAGCGACGCTGCAGATGGATTTTCTGTCAATGTAACCAATGCCGCTTTCAGGGCTTCCGCACTCGTTAGCGAGTCTGAATAGATCGCCTCTGCAATATCTGCGTAATTTTGCGTGATAGCTGCCAAGTCTGGTTTGCTCTCAGCGGATGCTGATAGCGGAAGGCTCGCCGCCCCAACGGCCAATATACCTAATAACGTGCCAGTGACAGTTGTCTTGAGACCCATTTTCTCACTCCCGAGAAGTTGTGTGTAATTTGTGATATCAATCCCCAGTTAATCATGGGAATGATAATCATTCTTAAATACTGGTTAGCGTTATGACATTTTCCACCTCCCCGCTTCAACCGATTTCTTCAAAATTTTGAGGGGTGCGACAAAAAAACCGGCTTGGAAATTTCCAAACCGGTTTTTTGA
This genomic stretch from Sneathiella limimaris harbors:
- a CDS encoding imelysin family protein encodes the protein MGLKTTVTGTLLGILAVGAASLPLSASAESKPDLAAITQNYADIAEAIYSDSLTSAEALKAALVTLTENPSAASLAAAKAAWIAARAPYQQSEAFRFGNPIVDDWEGKVNAWPLDEGLIDYVDGSYGDASDENALYTVNVIANKKLTISGKEVDASKITPTLLSDTLHEAEEVEANVATGYHAIEFLLWGQDLNGTRAGAGSRPYTDFDVKNCTGGNCDRRNEYLLAAADLLISDLKDITAEWKADGAARAAVTAKPEAGITAILTGMGSLSYGELAGERMKLGLLLKDPEEEHDCFSDNTHNSHYFDQIGIQNVYLGSYKRLDGSIVSGPSLASLVASKDDNLDSEMRGKLSATVTAMAVMKARAESIEAYDQMIGENNPVGNAVVQNAIDGLIAQTRVIERIVTTLGYGEIAIEGSDSLDNTSAVFK
- a CDS encoding di-heme oxidoredictase family protein: MTHKTISIWCAFFVMAPFVLSSANADPFTRDDLNSRDKARVAAIVKATDNFTRAEQFEKMQGGAATTLHSVGRDSFSQFSANLDFEGEQQFKLGNGLFRKLWVSSPSSTAASDGLGPLFNARSCQRCHLKDGRGHPPESMEDSAVSMFLRLAIKPQTAEDEALIQAGTKVLIEEPTYGGQLQDLSISEIPPEGKMVITYEEVPVELAGGEIISLRKPTYSVSQLGYGPLHKDVLLSPRVAPQMIGLGLLEAIHVNDILSKEDPEDRDGDGISGRASWIGDDKASPRRLGRFGWKAGAASVREQSAGAFAGDIGISTILDHRHYGDCTAAQSACLEQKTGVQKRLGDVEAPDPVLKLVTFYSKNLAPPARRDFDDPEVLKGKALFYEAGCVSCHTPKFVTSRNAEQKEHRFQLIWPYTDLLLHDMGEGLADHFPVGSASGTEWKTPPLWGIGLTDEVNGHTYFLHDGRARNLTEAILWHGGEAEAAKEQFRLMSPLNRTRLIRFLESL